Part of the Faecalibacterium duncaniae genome, CTCTCCACCAGAACGCTGGGGAGCTCGCCCTCAGCGGCAGAGGCCAGCTGGGTCAGCACCTGATCCTTTGCGCGGTTCAGGGCGCTGGCGTGCTTGCCGTCGTGCAGCTGCTTGCGCACCTGCTCCCGGAACGCTTCCATGGTGTCCACCTTGCCCACCTTCTTGGCAAAATCGCTGTTCAGGGCGGGCAGCTGGCGGACGCAGACATCGATCAGCTTGATCTTAAAGACAACGGGCTTTCCGGCCAGGTCCTTGACGTGATAGCGTACCGGGAAGGTGACGTTGATCTCGAATTCCTCGCCGCCCTTGTGGCCCAGAATGCCGTCCTCAAAACCCGGGATCATCCGGCCGCTGCCCAGCTGCAGGGGCTGGTTCTGTGCGGAACCGCCCTGGAAGGGCTTGCCGTCCAGCAGGCCCTCGTAATCGATGTGAACGATGTTGCCCTTGACGGCCGGGCCCTTGTGGGGCACCAGCTCGGCAGCAGCATTGCGGCGGCGCTCCAGCACGGCATCGATCTCTTTGTCGGTGACGGCGGGGGTCACGCACTCCACATGGAAGCCGGTGGTCTGGGTCAGGTTCAGCTCCGGCTGCAGCGGGGTGGTGGCGGTGGCTACAAAGCCCTCGTCCTTTTTGACGCTGACCAGGTCATAGCTGGGCTCATCCACCGCCTTGAAGCCGTGCTCGGCCATGGCGGCCTCGTACAGGGCAGGAACATCGCGATCCATCAGGTCGTTGATGGCATCATACCAGAATGTGTGCTCGCCGCGGTCGGCCTCGATCTGAGCACGGTCGGCCTCGCCCTTGGCAAAGCCCTTGATGGTGTAGCTGGCGCGGGTGCGCTCATACACCGCATTGGATGCGGCCTCCAGCTCCTCAGCTGTTGCGCTGAAGGTCATCTTGCAGACACTCTTTTCGGGAGTTTCCACGCTTACCAGTTTCATAGGAATCCAACCTCCGTGTTGCCCCCAAAGGAGCGATTTCAAACATTAATAAAGTTATTATAGCACAAGTGGGGCAAAAGCGGTATAATAAAAGAGAGAAAAAAGTGCGAAGCGGGCGATTTTTGCCCGGCGGAGCACGAAAGGATGTGCATCGGATGCGCTTGTTTGACGTTCTCGGGCCGGTTATGATCGGCCCCTCTTCCAGCCATACAGCGGGTGCCGCCCGGATCGGCTACACGGCCCAGAAGCTTCTGGGTGAGATCCCGGTGCAGGCGGATATCGGCCTGTACGGCAGTTTTGCCACCACCGGAAAGGGACATGGCACGGATAAAGCCCTGGTCGCCGGCCTGCTTGGCCTGCGGCCCGATGATCCCCGCCTGCCCGACAGCTTTGCCCTGGCCGCAGAGCAGGGCATGGCATTCCGGATTCATCCGGTGGAATTGCGCTCTGCGCACCCCAATACCGCTGTTCTCACCCTGACAGGCCGGGAGGGGCGGGTGCTTTCCATGAAAGCCGCTTCGGTGGGCGGCGGGCGCATCCGCGTGACCGAGATCGACGGTGTGCCTGCCGATTTCGGCGGCGACAGCAACACCCTGATCATTCACAATGAGGACACCCCCGGCTGCATCGCCGAGGTGACCACCTGCCTTGCCGTGCGCAGGATCAACGTTGCATCGATGCAGGTGTTCCGCGCAGGGACCGGCGGCTATGCCGTTATGGTGCTGGAGTGCGATTCCCACATCCCCCACCCGCTGGAACAGAAGCTGGCGACCCTGCCCGGCATCCTGAAGGTGACCTGCCTGAACATCGACGAGCCCGAAGAAGACGCGGAGGAATGACCATGTCCTTTTTATCCTGTGAAGAAATGCTGGCCGCTGCCCGCAGCCAGAACCTCTCCCTTGCCGAGGCCATCCTGCGCAGTGATCTGGCCGAGAGCCGCCTGACCGAAGAGGCCAGCCGCCATGCCATGCTCCACCTGTGGCATGTGATGGAGGCCACCAGCCGGGATTATGACCCTGCCCAGCGCAGCCGCAGCGGCCTGTCCGGCGGCGATGCCGCCAAGGTGGAACAGGCCCATCAGGCGGGCAGAAGCTATGGCGGGGATTACCTTGCTGAAGTGACCGCCGAAGCCCTCAAGACCGCTGAGTGCAACGCCTGCATGAAACGGATCGTTGCTGCCCCCACAGCGGGCAGCTGCGGTGTGCTACCGGCGGTGCTGCTTCCCCTTGCCCGTGCAGGCGAGGCCGATGAAGAAGCCATCTGTGATGCCCTCTATGTGGCCGCAGGCTTCGGGCAGGTCATCGCCGCCCGGGCCACTCTGGCCGGTGCCGAGGGTGGCTGTCAGGCTGAGGTGGGAGCCGCCAGCGCCATGGCCGCCGCCGCCCTCTGCCACCTGAAGGGCGGCACGCCGGAGCAGTGCGCCGCCGCTGCCGCTATGGCACTGGGCAACCTGCTGGGCCTGGTCTGCGACCCTGTGGCCGGTCTGGTGGAGGTGCCCTGCATCAAGCGCAATGTTGTTGGTGCCGTGAACGCCGTTTCCTGCGCCAATATGGCGCTTGCGGGGGTGGATTACGCCATCCCCTGCGATGAAGTCATCGATGCCATGGGCCGCGTGGGCAGTCTGCTCTCCCCCGATCTGCGGGAGACCGGCCAGGGCGGCCTTGCTGCAACGCCTACCGGTGTCCGCATCGCCGAGCGTTTGGCAGAGGAAGCCTGAGGTCCGCACGGAAAATATTGAAAAAACGAAAAGACGTACTTTTCTGCGTGGAAAAATAAAAAACGAAAATAAAATCAAAAAATCTGCAAAAAACTGTTGACAAACCCCGCCCTGCGTGATAAAATACATCTTGTTCCGACCGGAACGTATGCGTTGGTAGCTCAGCTGGATAGAGTGACTGACTACGAATCAGTAGGCCGGGGGTTCGAGTCCCTTCCATCGCACCAGAAAATGCCGTGAAATCGAAAGATTTCATGGCTTTTTTGTTTTTCTGGCAGAGGTCGCACACACTTGCACACTTTCTGCACACTTTACAAAAAAGCCATGTTATCTTTGCATTGCTCGCACAGCGTGCATTTCGCTGCACAAAAAAGAAATTTTTATGCGAAGAGCACCCGCGTCAGCTCGCGGCGTTCTTCTGCGTCCATCTGCCGGATGGCTTCAAGGATCATTTTGCCTGTGATTTTTGTTGCCGCCGGCATTTTGCTTTCCGGGGACGCCTGCGGCCCTGCTCCTGCTGTGTCCTGCCGGTAGAAGTCGGCTTCGATCTTCTTTGCCAGCTCCAACCGGGGCCTGTCCTGCGTGTGAGCGTAGGTGTCCATCAGGACGGTAGCAGTTGCATGACCTGTGTTGCCCTGCACCGATTTGAAGTCACCGCCAGACTGCAACAGCTGATAGGTGGCACTGGAGTGTCGCAGACCATGAAACACGATCTTCTCAAACTCCGGGTGCTCTGCTCGCCACTGCCGATACCACTTGGTCAGAACGTCCGGGGCAATGGGTAAGCCGTCTGGTAAGCGGAACAGCTGACCGCAGTTGCTGTACTTCTCCGGGGCGTTCTGTTCGTCCTGCTTCATCTTGTCGAGCCATGCCAGAAGTTCCTCTTTCAGCGGTTTCGTCATATACAGGACACGGTTGGACTTCTTGGTTTTGGTCTTTTTCAGAATCAGCGAGGACTTGCTCCCCTCCCGTCTGTCCGGGAAGGTGTGGTAGATCTGGCTGGGGTCGATCTTGGACAAGGCTTCTTTGTTGGCACGCTGCATTGCCTTGTTCACCGTGATAGCTCCACGACCATCGGCGGCATCGAAGGCGAGGTCTCCCGGCTGTAAGCCGAGGATCTCACCCTCTCGCAGGGAGAGAATCATGCTCAGATGCACCGCCAGATGGAGGGCGGGGTTCTCAATGGTCTGCAACGCCGCCAGCATGGTGCGCTCATCCCAGATGGTGCGTTCTTCGGTATTGATCTTGGGGGCTTCACGGGGAGTAGGCGATTTGTGGATCAGATCCCAGTCAACGGCATACGAAAAGGCGGTCTTCAGGAGCGTGTGGACTTCGTGAATGGACGTGCTGGATAACAGCCGCTTCTTCTGATTTTCCGTCAGCTCCTGCTTTTCGCCGTGAACGTACTGGCCGCAGGGGGTCTGGCTCAGGGTGGCGTAGAACTGCTCAATGTCGTAGGTGCGGAGGTCTTGTACCTTCCGATTTCCGATATACGGCACGATGAGGTTCTGCACCATCGCCACAGATTGGGTGTAGGTCTTGGGAGACCACTTGTGTTTGCTGGACTGAATGGGAATCCACTTGTACAGCATTTCCTCCACCGTCATTGCATCGGGCACGAGGAAGGTGCCGTCCAGCAGTTCCTTCTCTACCGTGATCTTGCGCTCCTGCGCTTCGGCCTTGGTCTTGAAGGTTTCCCAGCCCTTGCAGGGCTTGCCAGCATGATCTTTGTAGTTGTATCGGACGGAATACGTGTTGCCACGTTTCATAATAGATGCCATAGATGTTCCCTCCCTCAGACCGCAGCAAACCAATCGTCAAAGCTCTGCTTGCTTACCCGGATGCTGGTACCGAGGCGGATCACCTTGAAATCTTTCGTGGTGTTGCACAGATTGTACGCAGCACGGTTGGAGATCGCCAACAGTTGGGCGATCTCCTCCACCCGGTAAACGAGCGGGGCGTGTCGGACGGTTTTGCTGGTCTGGTCAGAAGGTTCTACGGCAGGGGTTTCGGACAATTTCATTGTAGGGGATTCGGGCACGATTTTCAAGTCCTCACGGGTCAGTTTAGCGGAATTTTTGCGGACATTCGTCATAGGCATGTCTCCTTTGCACTTCTCCAGACCCGGTGCAGCTCCGGTTGAGCTGCACCCTTGTGGGCCGGTAAAATATGTAAGGGCCTGCCGCTCCTGACCCGAAGCAGCAGCCCAAAAAAGTGCGAGAACTTGAATTTACGCGCCCCACGCGCCCCAAACTACACAAAAGTACCTTTCTGCGTGGATTTTATGGGGCGCATGGCTGGGATGGACGCGCCCTTTTGGGGCGCATCCGGGTTTCTTTCCCGCCCCGAAGGGCGCGTTGCCGCCCTGCATCCGCCCGGAAAGGGCAGATACGCGCCCGGAGAAAACAGCGATAACAAGTCAAAACCATGGCTTTAGGGCGCGTAGGGCGGGAGTTTTTCACTTTTCGTGTGTTTTATGCCGCAGCAAAGGCGGGGTGGACGCATACGCCCCGGAAGCCGCGGTACTTTCCCTCGATGTGCTTGGAGAAGGTCAGGCCATACTTCCCTGCATTTTTCAGCAGGAACTGGCTGAACTTCTTTTGCGGAACGGGTGATTCCAGATTATCCTCGCACCACTTGGTGTAGGCGCGGTAGAGATAGGTGGAGCGTTCCTCGGTGTCGGGCTTGAAGCGGACATACGCACTGGCCTGCATGAACTGGGTCAGATTATCGCTGTCTGCCATAGCTGCTTCAAGGTTCTGGATGGAGCGCTCGCTGATGGTGAACTGATAGCGGTTCGCCAGCAGACGGTGCAACCCTTCCAGCATCCACAGCAGGATGCCGGGACGCTCCTCGGACAACTCTTCGATGAGGAAGGGATTATCCACCCGGGCAGGGTCACGGTCTTTCACCGTGATGAGGATCTGTCTGCGCCAGAAGCCGTCGCTGTCATCGTGAGCGGCCACAAGGTTGCCATTGCCGAAGCAGATGAAACGAACGTACAGCAGACCTTGGACAGCCTGCTTGTTCTTTCGCTCGATGCACAAACGGTCCTCGGCGGTGACGATGGACTTGATGTTCCGGGTTTCGGGCAAAGCCACCATGTTCAGATCGTCATCGACCATGACCAGCTTGTACTCCAGATTTGCACTGGCAAAGCGG contains:
- the tig gene encoding trigger factor, coding for MKLVSVETPEKSVCKMTFSATAEELEAASNAVYERTRASYTIKGFAKGEADRAQIEADRGEHTFWYDAINDLMDRDVPALYEAAMAEHGFKAVDEPSYDLVSVKKDEGFVATATTPLQPELNLTQTTGFHVECVTPAVTDKEIDAVLERRRNAAAELVPHKGPAVKGNIVHIDYEGLLDGKPFQGGSAQNQPLQLGSGRMIPGFEDGILGHKGGEEFEINVTFPVRYHVKDLAGKPVVFKIKLIDVCVRQLPALNSDFAKKVGKVDTMEAFREQVRKQLHDGKHASALNRAKDQVLTQLASAAEGELPSVLVESTYQQEMQNIQQQLQMQRMSLDRYLSQIHQTRENFTANVHAAAEKNTRARMALLQVAQNEGLVPTDEEITKNLQERADRTKKTLEEVKANANIPAMQRSEAIRRAADWVIEHSTIEEK
- a CDS encoding helix-turn-helix domain-containing protein, which encodes MPMTNVRKNSAKLTREDLKIVPESPTMKLSETPAVEPSDQTSKTVRHAPLVYRVEEIAQLLAISNRAAYNLCNTTKDFKVIRLGTSIRVSKQSFDDWFAAV
- a CDS encoding DNA primase family protein codes for the protein MSDWKKRNDDWRDEDELEEEEECECPWVDSKGKVRETAYCQYLLEKHPMMCLKQKLFDQNGEVDEDALLYEVHSDLRDFVLDNLAKKEKQVLDALRIETYTPEWKPQLDRIHLQNGTYFLDERGFVPEKELCLNRLPVEYQPDAPAPTKWLEFLDGLLIPEDILTLQEYLGYLLIPSTKAQKMLVMTGKGGEGKSRIGLLLKKLFGEASHSESILRIETNRFASANLEYKLVMVDDDLNMVALPETRNIKSIVTAEDRLCIERKNKQAVQGLLYVRFICFGNGNLVAAHDDSDGFWRRQILITVKDRDPARVDNPFLIEELSEERPGILLWMLEGLHRLLANRYQFTISERSIQNLEAAMADSDNLTQFMQASAYVRFKPDTEERSTYLYRAYTKWCEDNLESPVPQKKFSQFLLKNAGKYGLTFSKHIEGKYRGFRGVCVHPAFAAA
- a CDS encoding site-specific integrase; translated protein: MASIMKRGNTYSVRYNYKDHAGKPCKGWETFKTKAEAQERKITVEKELLDGTFLVPDAMTVEEMLYKWIPIQSSKHKWSPKTYTQSVAMVQNLIVPYIGNRKVQDLRTYDIEQFYATLSQTPCGQYVHGEKQELTENQKKRLLSSTSIHEVHTLLKTAFSYAVDWDLIHKSPTPREAPKINTEERTIWDERTMLAALQTIENPALHLAVHLSMILSLREGEILGLQPGDLAFDAADGRGAITVNKAMQRANKEALSKIDPSQIYHTFPDRREGSKSSLILKKTKTKKSNRVLYMTKPLKEELLAWLDKMKQDEQNAPEKYSNCGQLFRLPDGLPIAPDVLTKWYRQWRAEHPEFEKIVFHGLRHSSATYQLLQSGGDFKSVQGNTGHATATVLMDTYAHTQDRPRLELAKKIEADFYRQDTAGAGPQASPESKMPAATKITGKMILEAIRQMDAEERRELTRVLFA
- the sdaAB gene encoding L-serine ammonia-lyase, iron-sulfur-dependent subunit beta, which produces MRLFDVLGPVMIGPSSSHTAGAARIGYTAQKLLGEIPVQADIGLYGSFATTGKGHGTDKALVAGLLGLRPDDPRLPDSFALAAEQGMAFRIHPVELRSAHPNTAVLTLTGREGRVLSMKAASVGGGRIRVTEIDGVPADFGGDSNTLIIHNEDTPGCIAEVTTCLAVRRINVASMQVFRAGTGGYAVMVLECDSHIPHPLEQKLATLPGILKVTCLNIDEPEEDAEE
- the sdaAA gene encoding L-serine ammonia-lyase, iron-sulfur-dependent, subunit alpha, with product MSFLSCEEMLAAARSQNLSLAEAILRSDLAESRLTEEASRHAMLHLWHVMEATSRDYDPAQRSRSGLSGGDAAKVEQAHQAGRSYGGDYLAEVTAEALKTAECNACMKRIVAAPTAGSCGVLPAVLLPLARAGEADEEAICDALYVAAGFGQVIAARATLAGAEGGCQAEVGAASAMAAAALCHLKGGTPEQCAAAAAMALGNLLGLVCDPVAGLVEVPCIKRNVVGAVNAVSCANMALAGVDYAIPCDEVIDAMGRVGSLLSPDLRETGQGGLAATPTGVRIAERLAEEA